GCGCTGACCGAAGGTCACCGAGCGTCGTTCTCGGGGGCACAGGCTTTGTGATCGCCAGCGCAGCGCCCGGTACCCCCGACGGCCGTTCCCGGCCGCCGCCGCGGTGCGCGCGAGGAGGTGCACCATGACCGACCGAAGGCTCTGGTCGTACAAGGAGATCGCGGCGCACATCCGTGTGCAGCCGGACACCGTGCGGTCGTACCGCAAGCACGGGCTGCTGCCGCCGCCCGACCACGTCGAGGGCGGCAAGCCCTTCTGGTACGCGGACACCGTGCGCACCTGGGTCGCGTCCAGGCCGGGCAACCGGGGACGCAGAGAGGACTGACAGCCCGCCGGGCAACCCGGCCGCCTCGGGTACCCGGCGCTCCGGAAATCCCGGGGCGCCGGGTACCGGCTTCTGACACAGTCGGCCCATGAGCGACTTCTCCGCCAAACCCGTGCTGACCGGCGACAGGACCGTGCTGCGACCGTTCACGGCGGCGGACGCCGAGGTCATGGCGGAGATCATCGAGGACCCCGAGGTCGTCCGCCTCACCGGGCCACCCACCGGCGACCTCACCCTGGAGCGCCTGCGGTCCTGGTACGGCTCCCGGTCCGCCCAAGCGGACCGGCTCGACCTGGCCGTCACCGACCGCGCCGACGGTGGACTCGTCGGCGAGGTCGTCCTGTACGAGTACGACACCCACGCCCGCAGCTGCACGTTCCGCACCCTCATCGGCCCCCGGGGGCGCGGACGCGGCCTGGGCACCGAGGCCACCCGCCTCGTCGTCGGGTACGGCTTCGAGCAACTCGGGCTGCACCGGATCGAGTTGGAGGCCTACGGCCACAACGCCCGTGCTCTGCGGGTCTACGAGAAGGCCGGGTTCGTGGTCGAAGGGGTGCGGCGGGAGGCCGATCTGCGGGACGGCGAGTGGGTGGACTGGGTGGTCATGGGCATCCTCGACCGCGACTGGGCCGCCCTCAGCTCCACGGCTCGATGACCGTCACCCCCGCACCGGGAGCCGTACCCATCGCCGCCAGGGCGTCCGGGGCCGCGTCCAGGGGGATCGTGGACGTGACCAGCAGGTCCGGCCGCAGGACACCCGCCCGGACCAGTTCCAGCATCGGCGGGTAGGCGTGGGCGGCCATGCCGTGGCTGCCGAGGAGTTCGAGTTCCAGGCCGATCGCACGGGCCATCGGGACCGGGGTCGTACCGTCCGCCGAGGGCAGCAGGCCGACCTGGACATGCCGGCCGCGGCGACGCAGGGAGCCGACGGACGCAGCGCAGGTGGCCGGGGAGCCGAGGGCGTCCAGGGACACGTGGGCGCCGCCGCCGGTCAGCTCACGGATCGCCGCCGCGGTGTCGGGCACGGCCGTCGCGTCCACGCACTCGGCCGCGCCGAACTCCCTTGCCAGGGCGAGCGCTCGGGCAGACACGTCGACGGCCACCACCCGGGCACCCGAGGCCGCCGCGATCATCACCGCGGACAGGCCCACCCCGCCGCAGCCGTGCACCGCGACCCACTCCCCCGCGGCGGCCCTTCCCTGGTGCGACACCGCCCTGAACGCGGTGGCGAAACGGCAGCCCAGCGAGGCCGCCGTGGCGAAGGACATGTCCTGCGGCAGGGCCACGAGGTTCACGTCTGCGTGGTCCAGCGCCACGTACCGGGCGAACGATCCCCAGTGGGTGAAGCCGGGCTGTGTCTGGCGCTCGCAGATCTGGTGGTCGCCCGCGGCGCAGGACGCACAGGTACCGCAGGCGCAGACGAAGGGGACGGTCACCCGGTCGCCGGGCCGCCAGGCGTCCACCCGGGGGCCGACCGCTTCCACGACACCGGCGAGTTCATGGCCGGGAACGTGCGGGAGGACGATGTCCGGGTCGTGACCCTGCCAGCCGTGCCAGTCGCTTCTGCACAGGCCGGTGGCTTCCACGCGGACCACTGCGCCGTGGTCCGCCGGGTGGGGGTCGGGGACCTCACGCACCTCCAGAGGCTCGCCGTACTGTTCGAAGACCACCGCTCGCATGTGCCGTCCCCTCGCCGTTTCCGTCTGCGGGTTCATCGTCGCCGGTCGCGCGGGCCGTGCGCAGGCGGGGCTCCTCGGTACACATTCCTGCGGGCTCTGCCGGAGACGGGGATGCCGCGCGGGGTACTCGCCCCTTCCGGCACGGCCGGTGGACGGCGGTCGTCGGCGGGGTTGCGCCGGTGAGGCCGGACCGCCCGCCCGTCCGGCCTCCCCGACCCGACGGGACCCTTCTTTGAGAAATACCCCCTAGGGGTATAGTGTGTGCACCATAGACCCTGCACGCCTCTCATGAATCATGAGGAGAACGACATGACCGCACAGACCGACACCCCGGGTTCCGTCACCACCGTCTACAAGGTGAGCGGGATGAGCTGCGGACACTGCGAAGGAGCCGTCTCCGGTGAGATCTCCGAGATCGACGGGGTCGACTCCGTGAAGGCGGTCGCCTCCAGCGGGGAGGTGACGGTGGTCTCCTCGGCACCGCTCGACGAGGAAGCCGTACGGGCCGCCGTGGACGAGGCCGGGTTCGAACTGGTCGGGCGGGCCTGAGGGCACCGACCGCAGTGCCGTGTGAGGCCGCCGGGCGACTGACGGCCTCGTCATGGCTTGTCCTGCAGTTCCCCGCCCCGGCCCCCGAGGGCGTTGCCCAACCCTTCATGGAGAGTCACCCGACATGTCCAGCACCACTCAGGTTCCGACCACGCCGGTCGCCGAAGTCGAGCTCGTCATCGGCGGGATGACCTGTGCCTCGTGTGCGGCGCGGGTGGAGAAGAAGCTCAACCGGATGGACGGCGTCAGTGCCACCGTCAAC
This is a stretch of genomic DNA from Streptomyces sp. NBC_00285. It encodes these proteins:
- a CDS encoding helix-turn-helix transcriptional regulator — translated: MTDRRLWSYKEIAAHIRVQPDTVRSYRKHGLLPPPDHVEGGKPFWYADTVRTWVASRPGNRGRRED
- a CDS encoding GNAT family N-acetyltransferase; translation: MSDFSAKPVLTGDRTVLRPFTAADAEVMAEIIEDPEVVRLTGPPTGDLTLERLRSWYGSRSAQADRLDLAVTDRADGGLVGEVVLYEYDTHARSCTFRTLIGPRGRGRGLGTEATRLVVGYGFEQLGLHRIELEAYGHNARALRVYEKAGFVVEGVRREADLRDGEWVDWVVMGILDRDWAALSSTAR
- a CDS encoding zinc-dependent alcohol dehydrogenase family protein: MRAVVFEQYGEPLEVREVPDPHPADHGAVVRVEATGLCRSDWHGWQGHDPDIVLPHVPGHELAGVVEAVGPRVDAWRPGDRVTVPFVCACGTCASCAAGDHQICERQTQPGFTHWGSFARYVALDHADVNLVALPQDMSFATAASLGCRFATAFRAVSHQGRAAAGEWVAVHGCGGVGLSAVMIAAASGARVVAVDVSARALALAREFGAAECVDATAVPDTAAAIRELTGGGAHVSLDALGSPATCAASVGSLRRRGRHVQVGLLPSADGTTPVPMARAIGLELELLGSHGMAAHAYPPMLELVRAGVLRPDLLVTSTIPLDAAPDALAAMGTAPGAGVTVIEPWS
- a CDS encoding heavy-metal-associated domain-containing protein; amino-acid sequence: MTAQTDTPGSVTTVYKVSGMSCGHCEGAVSGEISEIDGVDSVKAVASSGEVTVVSSAPLDEEAVRAAVDEAGFELVGRA